Genomic DNA from Lactuca sativa cultivar Salinas chromosome 8, Lsat_Salinas_v11, whole genome shotgun sequence:
TGTGCTGTTGCTTTTTCCATGTTGAACAGAGTGTTTTCTCAAGAGCTTAAGAAGGGAATCCACGGTTTCATTCTGTTTATTGTGTCCTTGTGATTGTGAATCTTCCACCTTTTTCTCTTCCTTTTGTGCAGCTCGTTCCCGGAGTTGGGCTTGGACTTTTCTGAAAATTTCCACAATTTCTCTTTCCCTTGGTCCAGGAGTTGCAGCGGAATGGAATTTGGGGGAAGGAGATGAAGAGTTGGAAAGGAATGAGGGTCCGTTTTTTGAAGTGAAAGGTTCGGAATCTTCGAATCCATCGATTCCATCACGGTCTTCGGTGTTCCTGTTCTTGTTTCTTGAATACCCTTGTcggttttgtcttgaaaagtctGGATTTCTTCTTTGACCACTAGAATTTGCATTGCAAATGAAAGAGATTGTACCCCTGGAAGTATATCCGGAAGATAGAACCTTCACCTGTGGGAACTTTATATAGTCTTTACAAGAGGGACATGGTGATATTGTGGATAACCTTAAGCACCTGCCATCTGAAGCTCCATGACCTGAGGATAAACCATATAGAATATTATACATAACATATTCTTAAAGTTCAACCTATAAAGGGATTGGCTACTTGTGATTGCATTTAGTcatttcatcgaacagttggCATACAAACACGTAAGGACAGGAAGATAAATTGTCATGAGTTTTTGGTCCTTTGAGAAAATTAATAAAGTAAAATGAATGTTTAACTTCAGAAGAAGTGTTATATATTGAAAATTGATGGTCTTGAACAGCGAATTTGTTTTCAGAAAGTGTAGTTCCTACTCTCGGAAGAGGGTTTAAGAATTTCCACTAAAgcaagcatatgatgcaagagaACTCTTGCTACAGACGCTTCAAATATCACTGGTTACGGTTGAACGTAAGTTCAGATAGTAATTTCATTTAGTCATTTCATCGAACAGAAGGCATACAAACACGTAATAACAGGGCACACTAAATTATATCCTAAAACCCATGATATCGTAAAATGGAATGAACAATCTCTCTGATAGACTAGAAAGAAATTTTATACAGAAAACATAAAAACTTCATGAAAAAGAGAGAATTATGCCCTAGTGAAAAGTAGAAATTACATAGAGAAAGTAGAGCGAACGACCATATACACAAATTCAGTATGTACCGGTAGAGGAGAAGTTCGGAGACAGAAGTGAAAAACGACAAGGGATAAGAAGCTTACCGGTGAGGCCATGAGAGACGAAATGAGACGCCGGCAACATTTGGTCGAGTAAAGAGGTTTTTGGGGATGTAGGTTGGGGTTTTGCACTTTAGAGGTCGGGAGGGAGAACCCTTTGGGCCTTCTGTAATAAGTCTTTTGTGGAGGGGTAAATTTGGAAATCAAgagaattttttttattgatataaaaatcATTTAGGGTAAATTACATCAATGGTCCCTCGTGTATATACCAAAGGCATTATTTGTGTGGCGGTAAATTTAGTCTTTGGTTTGTTTTTTCTTGTAGGTTTAGTCCCTGACAATATGAAATGGTTGTATTACCCTTATCGAtttcttttttcatttattttaataattatcgattattatttattaattataattttttttctttctgctTTAACCCTAAAGAAACCACCGCCACTCACCATCAATTTCCACCACCACA
This window encodes:
- the LOC111893693 gene encoding rho-N domain-containing protein 1, chloroplastic; the encoded protein is MLPASHFVSHGLTGHGASDGRCLRLSTISPCPSCKDYIKFPQVKVLSSGYTSRGTISFICNANSSGQRRNPDFSRQNRQGYSRNKNRNTEDRDGIDGFEDSEPFTSKNGPSFLSNSSSPSPKFHSAATPGPREREIVEIFRKVQAQLRERAAQKEEKKVEDSQSQGHNKQNETVDSLLKLLRKHSVQHGKSNSTNNSRNNRDFVLDHNPDHNNTSFSEDKNLKDLNSETSVIQSFRPASNFQRRSPVPKFKYRPILSGQETEEAINEPDPIPEIKMETGPGPEPEPEPEVESEVVYGIGGFDESSDDEASDIEDTADEIDDDDDDDDDNEEVNVIEDNDLSSMKLVELRAVAKSRGIKGMSRLKKQELLELLSS